From the bacterium genome, one window contains:
- a CDS encoding NapC/NirT family cytochrome c, producing MRPSLWQNLLAMIRDFASACWEVVKLPFWLIGQGFRRLFALGFRKLLMLFVAAVVVTIVFITVMVEATSRPGFCVTCHFMQPYFDSWRTSTHRDAECTKCHVPPGLEGTLEHKFMAVSMVVNYATGLYKRSKPWAEIDDASCLRGGCHETRLLAGVEDFLGVRFDHRPHLIEPRRDRELRCTSCHAQIVQGQHITVTEGTCFLCHFRPDSSGDMTELARCTHCHNPPHGAAAAGKPFDHGDVLARGVDCLNCHATAVSGNGYVPPDRCNSCHAQAAHIERYDDLEFVHQMHVTKNKVECLQCHIAILHGHEAEAEQHPDQACVTCHGGEHGAILSVWKGRLPELPEVPSEMARVGMTCNSCHVEPIHRTNDQFAPPQCTPCHAPGYDALWPTWRQPLERSIGDLEKEAQKLPAEKRAAMLNALRIYRRGNPVHNPDLLAELTREITGTLRRSEGDCAVCHPAASELAPVWNGKAVVHRTHARGSIGCQVCHETDEPRHGKLRLTTQNCSECHHRSVSATTACSECHGFQASVYEGTIPIAGGAESSLMAQAEVACTECHITEGTVIRRPDGPSCAACHDESYSDTLRVWQRQGAELLTLARQRMRDLNPESQLYKNYADLAAALGRDRSQAVHNPELFRTWMKRIEAAP from the coding sequence ATGCGGCCGAGCTTGTGGCAAAACCTGTTGGCGATGATTCGTGATTTCGCTTCCGCCTGCTGGGAAGTCGTCAAACTGCCGTTCTGGCTGATCGGGCAGGGGTTTCGCCGTCTGTTCGCGCTGGGTTTCCGCAAACTTCTGATGCTATTCGTCGCGGCGGTCGTCGTGACGATTGTTTTTATCACGGTGATGGTGGAAGCCACGTCGCGGCCGGGATTCTGCGTGACGTGTCATTTCATGCAGCCCTACTTCGACAGTTGGCGCACGTCCACCCATCGGGATGCGGAGTGTACGAAGTGCCACGTCCCGCCGGGACTGGAAGGGACGCTCGAGCACAAGTTCATGGCCGTCTCGATGGTGGTGAACTATGCGACCGGACTGTACAAGCGCTCGAAACCGTGGGCGGAGATTGACGACGCGTCCTGTCTGCGCGGGGGCTGTCACGAAACCCGGCTCTTGGCCGGTGTGGAAGATTTTCTCGGGGTGCGCTTCGATCATCGCCCGCACCTGATCGAGCCGCGGCGCGATCGCGAGCTGCGTTGCACGTCCTGCCACGCACAGATCGTTCAGGGCCAGCACATCACCGTAACCGAGGGGACTTGTTTCCTCTGCCATTTCCGGCCCGATTCGAGCGGAGACATGACCGAACTCGCCCGTTGCACCCATTGCCACAATCCGCCGCACGGTGCCGCCGCCGCCGGCAAACCGTTCGATCATGGCGACGTTCTGGCTCGCGGAGTGGATTGCCTGAATTGTCACGCGACCGCCGTCTCCGGCAACGGCTACGTGCCGCCGGATCGCTGCAATTCCTGTCACGCGCAAGCCGCCCACATCGAGCGCTACGACGATCTTGAGTTCGTGCATCAGATGCACGTAACCAAGAACAAAGTCGAGTGCCTGCAGTGTCATATTGCCATTTTGCATGGCCACGAGGCGGAAGCGGAACAGCATCCCGACCAAGCCTGTGTGACGTGTCACGGCGGAGAGCACGGAGCGATTCTTTCGGTGTGGAAAGGCCGGCTTCCCGAACTGCCTGAAGTTCCGTCCGAAATGGCCCGGGTGGGAATGACCTGCAACTCGTGCCACGTGGAACCGATCCATCGAACCAATGACCAGTTCGCCCCCCCCCAATGCACGCCCTGTCACGCTCCCGGCTATGACGCTCTGTGGCCGACGTGGCGACAACCGCTTGAACGCTCGATCGGCGATCTGGAGAAGGAAGCGCAGAAATTGCCCGCGGAGAAACGCGCCGCGATGCTGAACGCGCTCCGCATCTATCGCCGGGGCAATCCGGTTCACAATCCCGATCTGCTGGCCGAGCTGACGCGCGAGATCACGGGTACCCTGCGACGCAGCGAGGGAGATTGCGCCGTTTGTCATCCGGCCGCCTCTGAGCTGGCTCCGGTATGGAACGGCAAGGCGGTGGTGCATCGCACGCACGCTCGCGGGAGCATCGGATGCCAAGTATGCCACGAAACGGACGAACCCCGCCATGGCAAGCTGCGACTCACCACTCAGAATTGCAGCGAGTGTCACCACCGGTCCGTATCTGCCACAACGGCCTGCTCCGAATGCCACGGATTTCAGGCGAGCGTTTACGAGGGAACGATTCCGATAGCGGGCGGTGCCGAATCCTCCCTCATGGCGCAGGCGGAAGTTGCCTGCACGGAATGTCACATCACCGAGGGCACCGTGATTCGACGGCCGGATGGACCCTCCTGCGCCGCCTGCCACGACGAGTCCTATTCCGATACCTTGCGGGTGTGGCAGCGGCAGGGAGCGGAACTGCTGACGCTGGCCCGGCAGCGGATGCGCGACCTGAATCCCGAAAGTCAGCTGTATAAGAACTACGCCGATCTGGCCGCCGCGCTCGGCCGCGACCGCAGTCAGGCCGTGCATAATCCGGAACTGTTTCGCACGTGGATGAAGCGCATCGAGGCCGCCCCATGA
- a CDS encoding helix-turn-helix domain-containing protein — protein sequence MSQKRDIVRSDQHDPGEADDRKHEERLLTLAEASFQLGRVHRTTVMRWVKEGKLRCVRLSRKAIRFEPEELDRFIREHRSTG from the coding sequence ATGAGTCAGAAGCGAGATATTGTGAGGTCCGATCAGCACGATCCGGGAGAAGCCGACGATAGGAAACATGAAGAGCGGTTGCTGACGTTGGCGGAAGCTTCGTTTCAACTGGGCCGCGTCCATCGCACCACGGTCATGCGCTGGGTCAAGGAGGGCAAGCTGCGGTGTGTGCGACTGTCCCGCAAGGCGATTCGGTTTGAACCAGAAGAGCTGGATCGTTTCATCCGCGAACATCGCTCTACGGGGTGA
- a CDS encoding cytochrome c family protein: MRVHHLHVGLLVAGVLAIGFMMIGCEGPEGPQGPAGPPGGPGDGQVYLGNSAESCGHCHAATTEAWEGTGHSEAYFALTGDNATDLYCLQCHTTGFDDRYDHDGNLISQGLDRDGFDDNPRDAVKNVHCEACHGPMGPALTHAPEIHKGLTGETCGSCHPAYAEYITSRHGTAIERAGGHEEWWAEFGRNPCWSCHVSEKFIANNDPDWAGHTPTAESWQVTCVTCHDPHQAGNPGQLRNVGSVVSPYGGGDNGTTSYTISGWGNGQLCVQCHHARRDSANIAGQIARGSDHPGPHPSSQGDMVAGRACYEIPGQNYADVRGTMLHTTGILADMCVECHIVTRGFGDPGGPAYGHTFAPQLSKCQTCHSGATSFDVNGIQTQVANLMEQLSTLLPQENGEVRAAMDTVNWTLAQRQAGYAYFFVHDDKSHGVHNRDYTIRILTNAINHLSAAMTEERQTGARG, encoded by the coding sequence ATGAGAGTCCACCATCTGCACGTCGGGCTCTTGGTGGCGGGGGTGCTGGCTATCGGTTTTATGATGATTGGGTGTGAAGGTCCGGAAGGACCGCAAGGGCCGGCCGGCCCTCCTGGAGGTCCGGGAGACGGTCAGGTCTATCTGGGCAACAGCGCCGAGAGTTGTGGCCACTGTCATGCGGCAACGACTGAAGCGTGGGAGGGAACCGGTCATTCGGAAGCCTACTTTGCGCTGACCGGTGACAATGCGACCGATCTCTATTGTTTGCAGTGCCACACGACGGGTTTTGACGATCGGTACGATCACGACGGGAATCTGATTTCGCAGGGCTTGGATCGGGACGGCTTCGATGACAATCCGCGGGATGCCGTCAAGAACGTGCATTGCGAAGCCTGTCATGGGCCGATGGGCCCGGCCCTGACTCACGCGCCGGAAATCCACAAGGGACTGACCGGCGAAACCTGCGGTAGCTGCCACCCCGCATATGCTGAATACATCACGTCACGTCATGGAACGGCCATCGAGCGGGCCGGTGGACATGAGGAATGGTGGGCGGAATTCGGACGTAATCCGTGTTGGAGCTGCCACGTGTCGGAAAAGTTCATTGCCAACAACGATCCCGATTGGGCGGGCCACACTCCGACCGCCGAAAGTTGGCAGGTCACCTGCGTTACCTGCCACGATCCGCATCAAGCCGGCAATCCCGGCCAACTTCGCAACGTAGGATCGGTGGTATCTCCATACGGCGGCGGTGATAACGGAACGACCAGTTACACCATTAGCGGATGGGGCAATGGACAACTGTGCGTGCAGTGCCATCACGCACGGCGGGACAGCGCGAATATTGCCGGGCAGATCGCGCGGGGCAGCGATCATCCCGGACCGCATCCCAGCTCGCAGGGAGATATGGTGGCCGGTCGGGCCTGCTATGAGATACCCGGACAGAACTACGCGGACGTTCGCGGGACCATGTTGCACACCACCGGCATTCTGGCGGATATGTGCGTGGAATGTCACATTGTGACGCGGGGATTTGGTGATCCCGGCGGCCCCGCCTATGGGCACACGTTCGCGCCACAGTTGTCCAAGTGCCAGACGTGCCATTCGGGAGCCACCAGCTTTGACGTCAACGGCATTCAGACTCAAGTCGCGAACCTAATGGAACAGCTCAGCACGCTCCTGCCGCAGGAAAACGGCGAGGTAAGGGCCGCGATGGACACGGTCAACTGGACCCTCGCGCAGCGTCAGGCGGGCTACGCTTATTTCTTCGTGCATGACGATAAGAGTCACGGCGTGCATAACCGCGACTACACGATCCGCATTCTGACGAATGCGATCAACCATCTCTCGGCGGCAATGACCGAGGAGAGGCAGACCGGCGCGCGCGGGTAG
- a CDS encoding cytochrome b/b6 domain-containing protein, producing MNPRLISSFFRLVLIASAVCGFALLTFAQSDDDCMMCHSDASLTRTLDNGTIQSLAVTTDSLGSSVHASFSCVDCHADLKGFEDYPHAEKLEAVRCGTCHTDAATAMARGSHEGSLNCAACHGTHNVLQTRNPKSPASTSRINQTCSECHNRLHAPIRGRTAAYANYDVGLHGRHPNANGANGPTCTTCHGTHTVLCEKKLADRLEQKCIGCHGEVAAEFKTSVHADINEGRANSHCYECHGEHRSRAPSDTTLRVLNESPAEATCGSCHAESVARYNQSLHAYALAEGSPRAPRCESCHGAHSIRRVSDPHSPIARGNQVRTCAACHSQIGITLDPDIRMPRSFENYEESSHGRLLGEGNTEVPVCVDCHGGHAIRASSDPTSTINPKKIDEMCGRCHAEEQRLFRESIHYRALMFGIDDSPTCTGCHGEHIQLSPNDPNSRVSRSRQSHETCGRCHNNPMMIRKYGLAPDVVTTYEDSYHGLATRGRSARAAVCADCHQAHAVRTARDTLSTIHERNVTETCRQCHPRADTRFAQSYTHTALQPRTGGINYWIAQVYWVLILVIVGGMLVHNLIILNWHILETRRRQDVGRRIVRFDIHQLIQHMALTISFITLAVTGFALKYPDAWWVRWLAALGMDESVRRMLHRVMAVVLIACSVYHVIYLFLTRRGWDEWKAMMPDKRDVVDLADTMKFHLNLNKKVPEYARYDYSQKAEYWALIWGTIAMIITGIILWFPAQLAPLLPGWAITAAQTIHFYEAWLATLAIVVWHFFFVIFHPEEYPMSWTWLTGRMNIEQVKHRHRRWYRALMEQEAARSAEAETPSPKE from the coding sequence ATGAATCCGCGGCTGATTTCATCCTTTTTTCGTCTCGTTTTAATCGCGTCCGCCGTCTGTGGCTTTGCGCTCCTGACCTTTGCGCAGTCGGATGATGACTGCATGATGTGTCACTCGGACGCTTCGCTGACCCGGACTCTGGACAACGGAACGATTCAATCGCTGGCCGTTACGACGGATTCGCTCGGCAGCTCGGTACACGCATCGTTTTCGTGCGTGGATTGCCACGCCGACCTGAAGGGCTTCGAAGACTATCCGCACGCGGAGAAGCTGGAAGCCGTCCGCTGCGGAACCTGTCACACCGATGCGGCGACTGCGATGGCTCGCGGGTCACACGAAGGAAGCTTGAATTGCGCAGCCTGTCACGGGACGCACAACGTACTTCAGACCCGGAATCCGAAATCTCCCGCATCAACGTCGCGCATCAACCAGACGTGTAGCGAGTGTCACAATCGCCTGCATGCTCCGATTCGCGGCCGCACCGCCGCCTATGCAAATTACGACGTGGGGCTGCACGGTCGTCATCCGAATGCCAACGGTGCGAACGGTCCCACCTGCACGACCTGTCACGGCACGCACACCGTTCTATGTGAAAAGAAACTGGCTGATCGGCTCGAGCAGAAGTGCATCGGCTGTCACGGCGAGGTGGCGGCGGAGTTCAAAACTTCGGTACACGCCGACATTAACGAGGGCCGGGCCAATTCACACTGCTACGAATGCCACGGCGAGCATCGCAGCCGCGCGCCCTCCGATACCACGCTGCGCGTGCTGAACGAATCGCCCGCCGAAGCCACCTGCGGTTCCTGCCACGCCGAATCGGTCGCTCGCTACAACCAGAGTCTTCATGCCTACGCGCTGGCGGAGGGATCGCCCCGAGCACCGCGGTGCGAAAGCTGTCACGGAGCGCACAGCATCCGGCGCGTATCCGATCCGCATTCGCCGATCGCGCGCGGCAATCAGGTCCGAACCTGTGCCGCCTGTCACAGCCAGATCGGAATCACGCTCGACCCAGACATTCGCATGCCGCGCTCGTTCGAGAACTATGAGGAGAGTTCCCACGGCCGACTCCTGGGGGAGGGCAACACCGAAGTCCCGGTTTGCGTGGATTGTCACGGCGGCCACGCCATCCGTGCCAGCAGCGATCCGACGTCAACGATCAATCCCAAGAAGATTGACGAGATGTGCGGCCGATGCCATGCTGAGGAACAGAGGCTCTTTCGCGAGTCCATTCACTATCGCGCCCTGATGTTCGGGATTGACGACAGTCCCACCTGCACAGGTTGTCACGGAGAGCATATCCAGCTCTCGCCCAACGATCCCAACAGCCGGGTCAGCCGCAGCCGGCAGTCTCACGAGACCTGTGGTCGTTGTCACAACAATCCGATGATGATCCGCAAGTACGGCCTCGCTCCCGACGTGGTTACAACCTATGAAGACAGCTACCACGGTCTGGCCACGCGGGGGCGAAGCGCAAGGGCGGCGGTGTGCGCCGATTGTCATCAGGCCCATGCGGTACGCACCGCGCGCGACACGCTGTCCACGATTCACGAGCGCAACGTGACGGAAACCTGCCGTCAGTGCCATCCCAGAGCCGACACCAGATTCGCTCAGTCATACACTCATACTGCTCTACAACCCCGTACCGGTGGAATCAACTATTGGATCGCGCAAGTGTACTGGGTTCTTATCCTGGTCATCGTCGGCGGCATGCTGGTGCACAATCTGATTATCCTCAACTGGCACATACTCGAAACGCGTAGACGCCAGGACGTGGGCCGACGGATCGTCCGGTTCGATATCCATCAGCTCATTCAGCACATGGCGCTGACGATCTCGTTTATCACACTGGCCGTCACGGGTTTCGCGCTGAAGTATCCTGACGCCTGGTGGGTACGGTGGCTGGCGGCGCTGGGGATGGACGAATCCGTTCGGCGGATGCTTCACCGGGTCATGGCGGTCGTGCTCATCGCTTGTTCCGTCTATCACGTCATCTATCTGTTTCTGACTCGCCGCGGCTGGGACGAGTGGAAAGCCATGATGCCGGACAAGCGAGACGTGGTGGACCTCGCCGACACGATGAAATTCCACCTGAATCTCAACAAGAAGGTTCCGGAGTACGCCCGCTACGACTATTCCCAGAAGGCCGAGTACTGGGCGTTGATCTGGGGAACGATCGCGATGATCATCACCGGCATCATTCTCTGGTTTCCGGCCCAGCTTGCGCCGCTGCTGCCGGGATGGGCGATCACCGCCGCGCAGACGATCCACTTCTACGAGGCCTGGCTGGCGACGCTGGCGATTGTCGTATGGCACTTCTTCTTCGTGATTTTCCATCCCGAAGAGTATCCCATGAGCTGGACTTGGCTCACGGGGCGAATGAACATCGAGCAAGTGAAGCACCGTCACCGTCGCTGGTATCGCGCGTTGATGGAGCAGGAAGCGGCGAGATCGGCGGAAGCGGAGACGCCATCGCCGAAGGAGTAG
- the hemC gene encoding hydroxymethylbilane synthase codes for MRIGTRGSALALAQAKWVAERLSDCLRTSPEITVIETTGDRVTDRPLREIEGRGYFTKEIEEALLNGAIDIAVHSFKDMPSKAPGGLVVVAVTGREYPADLLIIRGNAYDPRERDLPLRANSVVGTSAVRRETQTRALRKDLVFSDLRGNVPTRLKKLDAGPFDAIFLASAGVRRLRLDLAGYHVIRLDPTRFIPAPGQGALAIQMREDDEHSARVRAALHDASIGTATSIERAVQARFGGGCGLPLGVYTYPEHLEWHAHGFWGGDPARPVWAQVADEDPERISERLFAQLKDKSA; via the coding sequence ATGAGAATCGGAACTCGTGGTAGTGCGTTGGCACTTGCTCAGGCAAAATGGGTAGCCGAGCGTTTGTCGGATTGCCTGCGGACTTCGCCGGAAATCACCGTCATCGAGACTACCGGAGATCGCGTCACCGATCGGCCACTTCGTGAAATCGAGGGACGAGGTTATTTCACGAAAGAAATCGAAGAAGCTCTGCTCAATGGAGCTATTGATATTGCCGTTCACTCGTTCAAGGACATGCCGTCTAAGGCTCCCGGAGGTCTTGTTGTAGTAGCCGTCACGGGCCGCGAATATCCCGCGGACCTGTTGATCATTCGGGGGAATGCCTATGATCCGCGGGAAAGGGATCTACCGCTGCGAGCGAATTCGGTAGTCGGTACAAGCGCCGTGCGGCGGGAAACACAAACCCGGGCGCTGCGGAAAGACTTGGTCTTCTCCGATCTGCGGGGCAATGTTCCCACTCGTTTGAAGAAACTCGATGCTGGCCCGTTCGATGCGATCTTTCTGGCGTCGGCCGGCGTGCGACGGTTGCGACTCGATCTGGCCGGTTACCACGTAATTCGACTCGATCCCACCCGTTTCATTCCCGCTCCGGGACAGGGAGCGCTGGCGATTCAGATGCGCGAGGACGATGAGCACTCCGCGCGTGTGCGAGCGGCGCTGCACGACGCTTCGATTGGCACGGCCACTTCCATCGAGCGCGCCGTTCAAGCCCGGTTCGGCGGTGGCTGCGGACTTCCGCTGGGAGTCTATACCTATCCCGAGCATTTGGAATGGCATGCTCACGGCTTCTGGGGCGGTGATCCGGCGCGGCCCGTGTGGGCACAGGTTGCCGATGAGGATCCCGAGAGAATTTCGGAGCGTTTGTTTGCGCAACTGAAAGACAAATCGGCATGA
- a CDS encoding uroporphyrinogen-III synthase: protein MNLRVLITREPHRSARLVRALSERGIVGISIPVTRIEFIENPAPCPDLRNFSCIAFTSVNGVEAFAMWLERNHLSLLNQIRLAAVGPSTAEILRTRLRKPDIISHNTTAAGLAGEIICSLAGETAQEILWPCAQKRTPELENELTRAGMHVTPWECYRTVPVPASELQPRLENVSPWDAALFSAPSAVRAFVEAWPLPWSFAVIAIGPSTSAALHEAGVPNPLVSPRATDGQILETILSAIRHPFPSESYPSQATE from the coding sequence ATGAATCTTCGTGTGCTCATCACAAGGGAACCACACCGCTCGGCAAGACTCGTTCGGGCGCTAAGCGAGCGCGGAATCGTCGGGATCAGTATTCCCGTCACTCGGATTGAGTTCATCGAAAATCCGGCACCGTGTCCCGATCTCCGCAACTTCTCATGCATCGCCTTCACAAGCGTCAACGGCGTGGAGGCGTTTGCCATGTGGCTGGAGCGAAACCACCTCAGTTTGCTCAATCAAATTCGCTTGGCCGCCGTGGGTCCCTCGACCGCCGAAATCTTGAGAACGCGGCTGCGCAAACCCGATATCATCAGCCATAATACTACGGCCGCCGGTCTGGCCGGGGAAATCATTTGTTCTCTCGCTGGTGAGACTGCTCAAGAAATTCTCTGGCCATGTGCGCAGAAACGGACTCCCGAGTTGGAAAACGAACTGACGCGCGCGGGAATGCACGTAACGCCGTGGGAGTGTTATCGCACCGTTCCCGTGCCCGCCTCTGAATTGCAGCCTCGCTTGGAGAATGTGTCGCCGTGGGATGCCGCGCTATTCTCTGCTCCGAGCGCGGTCAGAGCCTTTGTGGAAGCTTGGCCGTTGCCGTGGAGTTTCGCAGTTATCGCTATCGGCCCTTCGACTTCAGCGGCTCTTCACGAAGCGGGCGTTCCTAATCCGCTCGTCAGCCCACGGGCAACGGACGGACAAATTCTGGAAACGATCCTGTCGGCGATTCGCCATCCATTCCCGAGTGAATCCTATCCAAGTCAAGCGACCGAATGA
- the hemE gene encoding uroporphyrinogen decarboxylase yields the protein MKTAHNSLPERIPATTAAESEYLRAARGGKVSPPPVWLMRQAGRYLPEYREIRSRHGFLEVCNTPELACEVTLQPIRRFRFDAAILFSDILLPLIPMGADLSFGKNHGPRISNPLRTRSDVEKLKRFEPRESLTAVLKAIRMIRSELPREIALIGFVGAPFTLASYFIEGGKPDPFANIKRMMYGDPKVFDLLSKRLADMGVEYLAAMVEAGVDAVQLFDTWAGHLSELEFRSRCLPYLKIIFEQLAPLAVPMTYFTLGGMHLLSGIRESGSTVVGLDWRTPIAAARNTLGSDIAIQGNLDPAILLTDETTIRSEVRRIVAEGKQEGHVFNLGHGIFPQTPVTSVEIMLDELRGAKK from the coding sequence ATGAAAACGGCCCATAATTCTTTGCCCGAAAGAATCCCGGCGACAACCGCGGCGGAATCCGAGTATCTTCGCGCCGCGCGCGGAGGAAAAGTGTCCCCTCCACCGGTCTGGTTGATGCGACAGGCCGGCCGATACTTGCCCGAATATCGTGAAATCCGCAGCCGTCATGGATTTCTCGAAGTGTGCAACACTCCCGAGCTCGCCTGCGAGGTCACCTTGCAACCGATTCGGCGATTCCGATTTGATGCCGCCATTCTCTTCAGTGATATTCTGCTTCCCCTGATCCCGATGGGAGCGGATCTGTCGTTCGGGAAGAACCATGGGCCGCGCATCTCCAATCCCCTGCGCACCCGATCCGATGTCGAGAAGCTCAAGCGTTTCGAGCCGCGCGAGAGTTTGACTGCCGTATTGAAAGCCATTCGCATGATCCGTTCCGAGCTTCCGCGCGAAATCGCCTTGATCGGATTCGTTGGTGCTCCTTTCACTCTGGCTTCCTATTTCATCGAGGGGGGAAAGCCCGATCCCTTTGCCAACATCAAGCGGATGATGTATGGCGATCCGAAAGTCTTTGATCTACTCTCGAAACGACTGGCGGACATGGGAGTTGAGTATCTTGCGGCGATGGTGGAAGCCGGCGTGGACGCCGTCCAGCTTTTTGACACCTGGGCCGGCCATTTGTCGGAGCTTGAATTCCGTTCACGTTGTCTCCCTTACTTGAAAATAATATTCGAGCAACTCGCTCCGCTTGCTGTTCCCATGACCTACTTCACACTGGGAGGAATGCACCTGCTGTCCGGTATTCGTGAAAGCGGCAGCACGGTGGTCGGGCTGGATTGGAGAACTCCCATCGCCGCCGCTCGCAACACGCTCGGTTCGGACATTGCGATCCAGGGCAACCTCGATCCCGCGATTCTGTTGACCGACGAAACGACGATTCGTTCGGAAGTGCGGCGAATTGTTGCGGAGGGAAAACAGGAGGGACATGTTTTCAACCTCGGGCACGGCATTTTTCCTCAAACGCCGGTCACTTCCGTGGAAATCATGCTGGACGAATTGCGCGGAGCGAAGAAATGA